In the Geobacter sp. FeAm09 genome, one interval contains:
- the groES gene encoding co-chaperone GroES: MSLRPLQDRILVKRVEEETRTAGGLFIPETAKEKPQRGEIVAAGNGKKTEDGKVLPLDVKVGDKVLFGKYSGTEIKVDGEEYLIMREDDILAIVE; the protein is encoded by the coding sequence ATGAGTTTGAGACCACTTCAGGACCGCATCCTCGTCAAGAGGGTCGAAGAAGAAACCAGGACGGCTGGGGGGCTCTTCATCCCTGAAACCGCAAAGGAAAAACCGCAGCGTGGCGAGATCGTGGCCGCCGGCAACGGCAAGAAGACCGAAGACGGCAAGGTGCTGCCCCTGGACGTGAAGGTGGGGGACAAGGTGCTGTTCGGCAAGTACTCGGGTACCGAGATCAAGGTGGACGGTGAAGAGTATCTGATTATGCGGGAAGACGACATCCTGGCCATCGTAGAATAA
- the groL gene encoding chaperonin GroEL (60 kDa chaperone family; promotes refolding of misfolded polypeptides especially under stressful conditions; forms two stacked rings of heptamers to form a barrel-shaped 14mer; ends can be capped by GroES; misfolded proteins enter the barrel where they are refolded when GroES binds), which yields MAAKIIKFDQDGRNAILKGVNTLADAVKVTLGPKGRNVVIDKSFGAPLITKDGVTVAKEIELEDKFENMGAQLVKEVASKTSDVAGDGTTTATVLAQAIYRQGSKLVAAGHNPMEIKRGIDKAVETIVDELKKISKPIKDHKEIAQVGTISANNDKTIGDIIAEAMEKVGKEGVITVEEAKAMETSLETVEGMQFDRGYLSPYFVTDPERMEATLENAVILIHDKKISNMKDLLPVLEQTAKTGRPLLIIAEDIEGEALATLVVNKLRGVLNVAAVKAPGFGDRRKAMLEDLAILTGGQVISEEVGFKLDQTTIEMLGRAKRITIDKDNTTIIDGDGKEEAIQGRVKMIRAQIEETTSDYDREKLQERLAKLVGGVAVIKVGAATEVEMKEKKARVEDALHATRAAVDEGIVPGGGVAYIRALKVLDGLKLAAEQQFGVNVIKASLEAPIRQIAENAGIDASIVVDKVKNGKDAFGYDASSDEYVDMIKTGIIDPTKVSRSALQNASSIAGLMLTTEALIAEKPKDESALPAMPGGGMGGMGGMGGMY from the coding sequence ATGGCTGCAAAGATCATCAAGTTCGACCAGGATGGCCGCAACGCCATTCTGAAGGGTGTCAACACCCTGGCTGACGCCGTTAAGGTTACCCTCGGCCCCAAAGGCCGTAATGTCGTTATCGACAAATCCTTCGGCGCGCCGCTGATCACCAAGGACGGCGTAACGGTCGCCAAGGAGATCGAACTGGAAGACAAGTTCGAAAACATGGGCGCCCAGCTGGTGAAGGAAGTCGCTTCCAAGACCTCCGATGTCGCCGGCGACGGCACCACCACCGCCACGGTCCTGGCCCAGGCCATCTACCGTCAGGGTTCCAAGCTGGTGGCTGCCGGCCACAATCCGATGGAGATCAAGCGCGGCATCGACAAGGCCGTCGAGACCATCGTGGATGAGCTGAAAAAGATCTCCAAGCCGATCAAGGACCACAAGGAAATCGCTCAGGTCGGCACCATCTCCGCCAACAACGACAAGACCATCGGCGACATCATTGCCGAGGCCATGGAAAAGGTCGGCAAGGAAGGCGTGATCACCGTCGAGGAAGCCAAGGCCATGGAAACGAGCCTTGAAACCGTGGAAGGCATGCAGTTCGACCGCGGCTACCTCTCCCCCTACTTTGTCACCGATCCGGAGCGCATGGAGGCCACCCTCGAGAACGCCGTGATCCTGATCCACGACAAGAAGATCTCCAACATGAAGGACCTGCTCCCGGTCCTCGAGCAGACCGCCAAAACCGGCCGTCCGCTGCTGATCATCGCCGAGGACATCGAAGGCGAAGCGCTGGCTACCCTGGTGGTCAACAAACTGCGCGGCGTGCTGAACGTTGCCGCCGTCAAGGCCCCCGGTTTCGGCGACCGCCGCAAGGCCATGCTGGAAGACCTGGCCATCCTGACCGGCGGCCAGGTGATCTCCGAAGAGGTCGGCTTCAAACTCGACCAGACGACCATCGAGATGCTGGGCCGCGCCAAGCGCATCACCATCGATAAGGACAACACCACCATCATCGACGGCGACGGCAAGGAAGAAGCCATCCAGGGCCGCGTCAAGATGATCCGTGCCCAGATCGAGGAAACCACCAGCGATTACGACCGTGAAAAGCTCCAGGAGCGCCTGGCCAAGCTGGTGGGCGGCGTTGCCGTCATCAAGGTCGGTGCCGCTACCGAAGTGGAGATGAAAGAGAAGAAGGCCCGCGTGGAAGACGCCCTGCACGCCACCCGCGCAGCCGTTGACGAGGGCATCGTCCCGGGCGGCGGCGTTGCCTACATCCGCGCCCTCAAGGTGCTGGACGGCCTTAAGTTGGCCGCCGAGCAGCAGTTCGGCGTGAACGTGATCAAGGCCTCCCTGGAAGCCCCGATCCGCCAGATCGCCGAGAACGCCGGCATCGACGCCTCCATCGTGGTGGACAAGGTCAAAAACGGCAAGGACGCTTTCGGCTACGACGCCTCCTCCGACGAGTACGTGGACATGATCAAGACCGGCATCATCGACCCGACCAAGGTCTCCCG